From Anaerohalosphaera lusitana, one genomic window encodes:
- a CDS encoding UDP-N-acetylglucosamine--LPS N-acetylglucosamine transferase, which translates to MSQLLILLNCWDFQQKPDLYVTTRKQTAQPLESRGPTYCIGECNRRKPVRSLLVLLKTLSLALRKRPDVIITTGSMPLALFCGWSKLLGAKIVWIDSITNIEKLSVSGRFVRHFADLMLVQWPELTNRYTKAEYVGAIV; encoded by the coding sequence ATGAGCCAATTATTGATCCTGTTGAACTGCTGGGACTTTCAGCAGAAACCGGACCTCTATGTAACGACCAGAAAGCAGACGGCCCAGCCGTTAGAAAGCCGGGGACCAACCTACTGCATCGGCGAATGCAACAGACGTAAGCCTGTCCGCAGCTTACTCGTACTGCTGAAAACCCTGTCACTCGCTCTTCGAAAAAGACCGGATGTGATTATTACCACCGGCTCGATGCCTCTGGCTCTGTTCTGCGGGTGGTCAAAACTGCTCGGAGCAAAGATCGTCTGGATCGACAGCATAACGAACATTGAAAAGCTCTCTGTTTCAGGACGATTCGTCAGACACTTCGCAGACCTGATGCTCGTCCAATGGCCTGAATTAACTAACAGATACACTAAAGCAGAGTATGTTGGAGCGATAGTATGA
- a CDS encoding glycosyltransferase yields the protein MIFLTVGAQFGFDRLVKAVDMCVEKGVIKDDLFAQVGNGRYIPRNFPFKPLLNSKQYGEQFANASAVIGHAGMGTIITALKMNKPLLAMPRLKEFGEVVNDHQIAICRRFAAEGLLLPAYSETELPERVVNLAEFVPLKREPQPEKVFDRIREFLKELDRGL from the coding sequence ATGATATTTCTGACAGTGGGCGCACAATTCGGCTTTGACAGGCTCGTAAAAGCTGTCGACATGTGTGTCGAAAAAGGCGTCATAAAGGACGATCTCTTTGCCCAGGTGGGAAACGGAAGATATATACCCCGAAACTTTCCGTTCAAACCGCTGTTGAATTCAAAACAGTATGGCGAACAGTTCGCAAATGCCTCAGCCGTCATAGGCCATGCAGGAATGGGTACCATAATCACAGCCTTGAAAATGAACAAACCCCTCCTTGCAATGCCGAGGCTGAAGGAATTTGGCGAAGTCGTCAATGACCATCAGATAGCAATATGCCGTCGATTTGCCGCAGAGGGTCTGCTCCTGCCCGCCTACAGCGAAACGGAACTGCCCGAGCGGGTCGTCAATCTTGCAGAATTTGTCCCGCTCAAAAGAGAACCACAGCCGGAAAAAGTATTTGACCGAATACGCGAATTCTTGAAAGAGCTGGATCGAGGTCTTTGA
- the xrt gene encoding exosortase: MTYDNLQVILLTECCHFHSSALEKVRNRCLWPVLGRPALERTLIQLKDRGLVNVSISLGTGELSEDEVNVPKDMNAAFLKESLPVGSAGIIRQAAEATPEAQKFVIFSSSICKLPDIDSILETHLKKKADLTIAMDAVHEQDHMVTGKTEAFICNRSVCPYIDSDSYIDIKEHLIPSLIKQGGTVAYSRLAFSLLHFTDWRSYLHAVRQLLLDEDTLPSIVRNDRFTRHSENILIGTDARIAKNVRIFGPCLIGPDARIEKDSTIIGPSVIGKNTIVESNCLLKDVIVWDDVTIDKNCELSNCVISQNTRLKKNSSRQNSVIAAKDRNFLPNHSLKLPAAIRSQSQKCINRGLLTKVFAITAVFLFTWSYWPQISNLLDIWQNSRLHAAGALVPPLALYAAWTKREELSKLKLRPSLWGILALSLAEITRHFGTYFMYGSLNRLSILIAITGLLLLFFGISSIRRTAPLLLFLLLMFPLPTSLRNSISVPLQELAISSVMFGMEIMGITVSRDGAYLDFDSARILVSEGCNGLRMIMAFAILTCFIALIIESPTWIKSSLILSCIPLSLLCNSIRLGATARLSMQIGSNEIQQTIHDIGGLAMVPLAMGFVLLELRFFSSFTRNGSLILKRK; this comes from the coding sequence ATGACATATGACAATTTACAGGTAATTCTTCTAACCGAATGCTGTCATTTTCACAGCTCAGCCCTGGAAAAGGTACGTAATCGTTGCCTTTGGCCCGTACTCGGCCGACCAGCCCTGGAGAGAACACTCATACAGTTAAAGGATAGAGGCCTGGTCAATGTCAGCATCTCCTTGGGAACAGGCGAATTATCAGAGGATGAAGTAAATGTACCAAAGGATATGAATGCCGCATTTTTAAAAGAATCGCTACCCGTAGGATCGGCTGGCATCATTCGACAAGCGGCCGAAGCGACCCCTGAAGCCCAAAAATTCGTTATATTCAGCTCAAGTATTTGCAAACTCCCCGATATTGACAGCATTCTCGAGACACACCTTAAAAAGAAGGCTGATCTGACAATCGCAATGGACGCCGTTCATGAGCAGGACCACATGGTCACCGGCAAAACCGAAGCATTTATCTGCAACAGAAGCGTATGTCCCTATATAGATTCAGATTCCTACATCGACATAAAGGAACATTTGATCCCCTCATTGATCAAACAGGGAGGCACGGTAGCTTACAGTAGATTGGCCTTTTCTTTGCTCCACTTCACGGATTGGCGGAGCTATCTCCATGCGGTCCGACAGTTGCTCTTGGATGAAGACACCCTGCCTTCAATAGTTCGCAATGATCGTTTCACACGGCATTCAGAGAACATTCTCATTGGCACCGATGCCCGGATAGCGAAGAACGTTCGCATATTCGGCCCCTGTCTCATAGGACCTGATGCAAGAATCGAAAAAGACTCGACCATCATAGGCCCTTCGGTGATCGGTAAAAACACAATCGTCGAAAGCAACTGCCTGCTCAAAGATGTGATTGTATGGGACGATGTAACAATAGATAAGAATTGCGAACTCAGCAACTGCGTAATCAGTCAGAACACACGGTTAAAAAAGAACTCATCAAGGCAGAATAGTGTAATAGCGGCGAAAGACAGAAATTTCTTGCCGAATCATTCACTAAAATTACCCGCCGCTATTCGCTCACAAAGTCAAAAGTGCATTAACAGAGGCCTTCTCACTAAAGTCTTTGCCATAACAGCAGTTTTTCTATTCACATGGTCATACTGGCCTCAGATTTCAAATCTGCTTGATATCTGGCAAAACAGCAGACTTCATGCTGCAGGTGCCCTCGTCCCGCCGCTGGCACTCTATGCTGCCTGGACAAAGAGAGAAGAACTTTCTAAGCTCAAATTAAGGCCCAGCCTCTGGGGAATTCTGGCATTGAGCCTCGCAGAAATCACACGTCATTTCGGAACATATTTCATGTATGGATCACTGAACAGGCTCTCCATCCTGATCGCGATCACCGGACTGCTTCTGTTGTTCTTTGGAATCTCTTCCATACGCAGGACAGCCCCGCTGCTGCTCTTTCTGCTGCTCATGTTTCCCCTGCCCACCTCTTTAAGAAATTCGATCTCAGTACCCCTGCAGGAACTGGCCATCAGTTCGGTCATGTTCGGTATGGAAATAATGGGCATAACTGTCTCACGTGACGGTGCCTACCTGGATTTTGACTCTGCACGGATCCTCGTAAGTGAAGGATGCAACGGCTTGCGAATGATCATGGCATTCGCAATTCTAACTTGCTTTATAGCATTGATCATCGAAAGCCCGACGTGGATCAAGTCCTCACTAATACTCTCCTGCATACCTCTCAGCTTGTTGTGTAACTCTATCCGACTCGGCGCAACCGCCCGACTGAGTATGCAGATCGGCTCTAACGAAATTCAGCAAACAATACACGACATTGGAGGACTCGCCATGGTCCCCCTGGCCATGGGTTTCGTTTTGCTCGAATTACGTTTCTTTTCAAGCTTTACCAGAAATGGATCTCTCATCCTTAAACGAAAATAA
- a CDS encoding exopolysaccharide transport family protein has protein sequence MNQIDKYYESYLGSYAQEGTKQESENTLTLFKIIKALLRRWYIVLLTVVVLCAIGIPAIFYMFKPSYETVGAIRVSPILPNVLFDDAETQDVMPNYQGFMNTQAELMSSNEILNRVAEDMAKRGIRICEPDMDPVAILKLMINKETILIEPGEKTELINIKMKTNNTAFSEELVDSFIRVYMTMQAYEENQGEDNKLALLENKRASTAKQMQQQRKIIRQLAEEFGTTSLTGRQEMMLEQVMKLQNELTTLETKRIALEANVQMKVNGDKVLLAPTDRMKLKYEFINADLTIKALTEDMAKLERDVLGDQQTMVSGNPRLEQRKEILTALKTRLDQRREDIGKKFEELIEEQINRSSEFQVAELKAELAKVRENERRIREKLEGTNAELITLGKRHLAIKDHQEQLELTKELYDAINRKIQKIEMESQRPARVSVAYYASSVIAKDKRQKLAIVAVLGSICCGGFLGVMIDRSDKRMRTPTDLNKSLSTRIIGTTVCPTEVKRSELSERLADDYRTIRANISMLEEENQHILAVTSSQPKDGKTTFSINFAASLAQNDRKVLLIDGDLRKPDIARILNLPEGTTGLSDVLEGKPFANALWYAPSAGFDVLGNYDRCLKACDRLSRPEVQSNIRNLCRYYDHVVIDTPPVLAFPDALLWARIADATILASFAGKTAADDLKEAYGRLHELNITVLGTVLNGVHTAHSYNKYGYRYYKASSSPADKNGPTRNRPLLLTSGN, from the coding sequence ATGAATCAGATCGATAAGTACTATGAATCATATCTAGGCTCGTACGCCCAGGAAGGCACAAAGCAAGAATCTGAAAACACCTTGACATTGTTCAAGATAATCAAGGCACTGCTGCGACGGTGGTACATCGTTCTGCTGACCGTGGTCGTCCTTTGTGCGATAGGCATCCCCGCCATCTTCTACATGTTCAAACCGTCTTACGAAACAGTCGGCGCCATCAGAGTTTCACCGATACTCCCCAATGTACTCTTCGACGACGCCGAAACCCAGGACGTAATGCCCAACTACCAGGGCTTTATGAACACCCAGGCCGAGCTCATGTCCAGCAACGAGATCCTCAATCGCGTCGCCGAAGACATGGCCAAAAGAGGCATACGCATATGCGAACCCGATATGGACCCCGTAGCGATCCTGAAGCTCATGATCAACAAAGAAACCATCCTCATCGAGCCCGGCGAAAAAACAGAACTGATCAACATCAAAATGAAAACCAACAACACCGCATTCTCTGAAGAACTTGTCGACTCGTTCATACGCGTCTATATGACTATGCAGGCCTATGAAGAAAATCAGGGCGAAGACAACAAACTCGCCTTGCTTGAGAACAAAAGAGCTTCAACAGCAAAACAAATGCAGCAGCAGCGAAAGATCATTCGCCAGCTCGCCGAAGAATTCGGCACAACAAGTCTCACCGGCCGACAGGAAATGATGCTTGAGCAGGTAATGAAGCTCCAGAATGAACTTACGACCCTCGAAACCAAAAGGATTGCCCTTGAGGCCAACGTACAGATGAAAGTCAACGGTGACAAGGTCCTGCTCGCCCCCACCGACCGCATGAAGCTAAAATACGAATTCATAAATGCTGACTTGACCATAAAGGCCCTCACCGAAGACATGGCCAAACTGGAAAGAGATGTACTGGGCGATCAGCAAACAATGGTCTCAGGCAATCCAAGGCTCGAACAAAGAAAAGAAATACTCACAGCCTTAAAAACACGACTGGACCAGAGACGCGAGGACATAGGCAAAAAATTTGAGGAGCTCATAGAGGAACAGATAAACCGCAGCTCGGAGTTTCAGGTGGCCGAACTCAAAGCCGAACTTGCCAAAGTCCGCGAAAACGAACGGCGCATAAGAGAAAAACTAGAAGGTACCAACGCAGAATTAATCACATTAGGCAAAAGACACCTCGCGATAAAGGACCACCAGGAACAGCTCGAGCTAACCAAAGAACTTTACGACGCTATCAATCGCAAGATCCAGAAGATCGAAATGGAAAGCCAAAGACCCGCCCGCGTCTCCGTCGCCTACTATGCATCCAGCGTCATCGCCAAAGATAAAAGACAAAAGCTGGCGATCGTTGCGGTCCTTGGTTCAATTTGCTGCGGCGGCTTTCTTGGAGTAATGATCGATCGATCAGACAAACGCATGCGTACACCCACCGACCTAAACAAATCACTAAGCACCCGCATCATCGGCACAACCGTATGCCCAACCGAGGTCAAAAGATCAGAGCTCTCGGAAAGACTCGCCGACGACTACCGCACTATACGAGCCAACATCAGCATGCTCGAAGAAGAGAATCAACACATATTAGCAGTAACAAGCAGTCAGCCCAAGGACGGCAAGACTACCTTCTCGATCAATTTCGCTGCAAGCCTGGCACAGAACGACCGAAAGGTCCTGCTCATTGACGGCGACCTGAGAAAACCAGACATTGCACGCATCCTGAATCTCCCTGAAGGCACTACAGGACTTTCCGACGTCCTTGAAGGCAAACCATTTGCCAACGCTCTCTGGTACGCACCATCAGCAGGATTCGATGTCCTCGGCAATTACGACCGTTGTCTCAAGGCCTGCGACAGGCTGTCCAGACCCGAGGTCCAAAGCAACATACGAAATCTTTGCAGATACTACGATCATGTTGTAATAGACACCCCTCCTGTACTCGCCTTCCCCGACGCCCTGCTTTGGGCTCGCATCGCCGACGCGACAATACTCGCCAGCTTCGCAGGCAAAACAGCAGCAGACGACCTCAAGGAAGCTTACGGCAGGCTTCATGAACTCAACATCACTGTGCTGGGGACGGTCCTCAACGGTGTCCACACCGCTCACTCATACAATAAATACGGCTACAGATATTACAAGGCATCCTCATCACCCGCCGACAAAAACGGCCCTACACGAAACAGACCTCTTCTGCTCACATCAGGGAACTGA
- a CDS encoding sugar transferase — translation MLRKITQCTILEDLTAESNPPIGNWLAAHQWRLNALIQIVRQNAACKCSHIFYPASWRISSDDRNLTPYDCTLLLKTLKNEISDHKNILLNHAKNVTRIDPAILRSLIERYSDIDVLAVNVRKDLTRITERAILNEHGNVCGFKRFYNHGALREMQCTDWPDYLLINSNILTDLPDDIDLITDFTRFWKFIIEHNHSRVTVGVPGQIVPLQNSVETVLDMAHSIISSKTRTDHTPIDGMKKVQDPSIRIIGNVLAGPNLSLGKNCVLLGPSIIGKNVHIQDGSLIDSSVIDDNTCVESGSRIRNTFLTHSETKCSAENTSDLQLSEPIQISGALGYPNYPKRCLDALASLGLILVSAPVMLAIAAAIKLESPGPAIFKHRRQGLSGREFQCLKFRTMVTGADQMQQILRSLNEVDGPQFKIENDPRVSRLGRFLRATYLDELPQLFNVLAGHMSLVGPRPSPARENLFCPHWHDARLSVKPGITGLWQVKRNPERTHDFQEWLKYDVEYVNSISFKLDLWIFLQTIKKLTSKLAEPLAVRIFNWKRLNHVPEKT, via the coding sequence ATGCTAAGAAAAATCACACAATGCACAATCCTTGAAGATCTAACCGCGGAGTCTAACCCCCCCATCGGCAACTGGCTTGCAGCGCATCAATGGCGACTGAATGCACTAATTCAGATAGTCAGGCAGAATGCCGCCTGCAAATGCAGTCACATCTTTTATCCAGCGTCATGGCGTATTTCCAGCGATGATCGAAACCTCACGCCATATGACTGCACACTACTACTGAAAACACTCAAAAATGAAATCTCAGATCACAAAAACATCCTCCTGAATCACGCTAAGAACGTCACAAGGATCGACCCTGCAATACTGCGATCTCTGATCGAACGCTATTCGGATATTGACGTGCTGGCCGTCAATGTCAGAAAGGACCTCACCCGCATCACCGAAAGAGCGATACTGAATGAACATGGCAATGTCTGCGGCTTCAAGAGGTTCTACAATCATGGAGCTTTACGTGAAATGCAATGCACCGATTGGCCTGATTACCTCTTGATCAACAGCAACATCCTCACTGACCTGCCCGATGACATCGATCTCATCACTGATTTCACACGGTTTTGGAAATTCATCATTGAGCACAATCACTCTCGGGTCACAGTTGGCGTTCCAGGTCAGATCGTTCCGTTACAGAATAGCGTCGAAACAGTTTTAGATATGGCTCACAGCATCATCTCGAGCAAAACAAGAACCGATCATACACCGATTGACGGTATGAAAAAAGTTCAGGATCCGTCCATCCGAATAATCGGCAACGTTCTGGCAGGCCCAAATCTCTCCTTGGGGAAAAACTGTGTACTTCTCGGCCCTTCGATTATCGGCAAGAACGTGCATATACAAGACGGATCTCTCATTGATTCCAGTGTCATCGATGACAACACCTGCGTCGAATCCGGCTCAAGGATCAGAAATACGTTCTTAACCCACTCCGAAACCAAGTGCTCAGCCGAAAATACATCAGACTTACAGCTCAGCGAACCCATCCAAATTTCAGGTGCTCTGGGCTATCCAAATTACCCAAAACGCTGTCTGGATGCACTCGCATCGCTGGGCCTTATTCTCGTCTCGGCACCTGTCATGCTCGCTATAGCAGCCGCGATAAAGCTCGAATCGCCCGGCCCAGCAATATTCAAACATCGCAGACAGGGTCTCTCCGGCAGAGAATTTCAATGCCTGAAATTCAGAACAATGGTAACAGGCGCAGACCAAATGCAGCAGATACTGAGATCATTGAACGAAGTTGACGGCCCTCAATTCAAAATAGAAAACGATCCGCGAGTCAGCAGGCTTGGGAGGTTTCTCAGAGCAACATACCTGGACGAACTGCCGCAATTATTTAACGTTCTGGCCGGTCATATGAGTCTCGTAGGCCCAAGACCCTCACCTGCGCGGGAGAACCTGTTTTGCCCGCACTGGCACGATGCAAGGCTGTCCGTCAAACCCGGCATAACGGGTTTATGGCAGGTAAAACGTAATCCTGAGCGAACTCACGATTTCCAGGAATGGCTCAAATATGATGTTGAATATGTCAATTCGATCAGCTTCAAGCTGGATCTCTGGATATTCCTGCAAACAATAAAAAAACTCACATCGAAACTGGCAGAACCGCTTGCCGTTCGGATTTTCAATTGGAAACGCCTGAATCATGTCCCGGAAAAAACGTAA
- a CDS encoding tetratricopeptide repeat protein: protein MSRKKRNIITALSAFILLVVVIFALNVIHDWQQKRLSEKTYSQGLNAYQQNNWAQAAKHFRTYLSKNGTDNEILAKFAQAQLNRRPLKKQYFDSAIRSYRRILLNDPQNLTAAMALIDRLIENDLPAEAELVVNRLTGLAKHPQIRLRLALAKQKQGDFNSAVKITKQLIQSDPRILKAYELLIQTASQKPEIMNEAGMYWCEKCQEENPQNPMSHILMAEQQIMQGNDEQALNDLNNAAALPNMSHDVHLRLADNYKNLNKTDLSLQHLEHARKIEANSFKLWKAYAEHAITSSDTSKMTYVAQQALKDLDPDDWDFTPIAAELLIHSDELNQAEQMIQQYRENGGLRTTACFLEGLIFVRRNENSRAIDSWERALQLGDPTLRTRLELAALFLQQGLPYRAQRVLTDCDNYENRIEVLLLRAQTARLLKKAPEAIEYYQKALQLYPENADIMSRYFDYALTVFEDPDIPISKGELGSVLERLLNTDIPKPKKRLLSMRFYLAADQLNNCEKELNQLKQEGSLTSEHLLIQADLEYKKSDLRKALDILETIQPDDPYYIQASLKGARICTKSGNPELSESFLQRKLEHAASKEARNILLVSLLDITNDRTDDADFSKLKTLHERFGPSIALNRRLLHCDQTYDEPLLVESLIDELRNIEGENGWRWRYETVRHWLNLPDFTSRYTEAVQLTEEIQRMYPELQTSHILMARTHETARRTNLALKSYRQALQQNPSDIDLALELIKVLKRADKHKEAETLSRTYIDRFPYNPLLASLSADYYISHEQLQKAEMVLSKVIEKEPDNITILLRLIETQISMKDFDSAERTLSDLLKQLPAAQSIESCTAAVNFSLAKGDTRTAVKYCNDLLKNRESSRPYLLRARIYSLTGKTTLAMDDLLRAVQVEPTDSGAWLELAVFYHSIGDIKQSIEAIGKCLQIDPYDPTIRKHASRIMLESNDTAVRKRGLEILKKERSKNKEDTSLALLEAQSLYRMRNRTDRLKAEEILRLLIKKNPLDSNLWLTWVHELKRLNETEKASQVLEQGLIYLPNNPLLLSQIENLGREDMDHDSVKRLQEVVRSRPSDSQAAIALARKLIDSQKPDEASELLEKQLAVCQPQARPRLETLHAVAQYHGGHIDKSEKEFNELLKKYPGNPLILAERFRVLFQQGRQAEIEELAKAEIQKDPRQKPLFIAVIRQMANYEDTKSVTLATSIAEAVHTVFENDATIMSILGALYRKRQKDQDSIRMYTKIVSQYPEHVEAINNLAWLRSEVDRKYNEAFDLTQQGLDTADSYPNLIDTRGVINYRMENYKAARSDFIRALETAEVGGPLYVNSTFHLGRTLAAMNENKQALQKLKEALEFNEYAKVLSNQNIEEANRLINLLIGTVEQNEH, encoded by the coding sequence ATGTCCCGGAAAAAACGTAATATCATAACCGCCCTTTCGGCATTCATTCTTCTGGTCGTCGTCATTTTTGCATTGAACGTGATCCATGACTGGCAGCAGAAACGTTTGTCCGAAAAAACCTACAGCCAGGGACTGAACGCCTACCAGCAGAACAACTGGGCCCAAGCAGCAAAACACTTCCGTACCTATCTTTCCAAAAACGGCACCGACAACGAAATTCTGGCAAAATTCGCCCAGGCCCAGCTTAATCGCAGGCCACTAAAAAAACAGTACTTCGACAGTGCAATACGCTCCTACCGGCGGATTCTTTTGAACGACCCACAAAACCTGACCGCCGCGATGGCTCTCATTGACAGACTTATCGAGAACGATCTGCCGGCCGAAGCTGAACTCGTCGTAAACAGATTGACCGGACTCGCAAAACATCCTCAGATAAGACTCAGGCTCGCTCTTGCCAAACAAAAACAGGGTGACTTCAATTCAGCAGTCAAAATAACGAAACAATTGATCCAGTCTGACCCCAGAATACTCAAAGCGTACGAGCTCCTCATTCAAACAGCTTCTCAAAAACCGGAGATCATGAATGAAGCCGGAATGTATTGGTGCGAGAAATGTCAGGAAGAAAATCCGCAAAACCCAATGAGCCATATTCTAATGGCCGAACAGCAGATAATGCAAGGCAATGATGAACAGGCATTGAACGATCTAAACAACGCAGCAGCATTACCAAATATGAGTCATGATGTACATCTTCGCCTTGCTGACAACTATAAAAATCTGAACAAGACAGACCTTTCCCTCCAGCATCTCGAACATGCCCGCAAGATCGAAGCTAACAGTTTCAAACTATGGAAAGCCTACGCCGAACATGCGATTACATCAAGCGACACCTCCAAAATGACATACGTTGCGCAGCAGGCCCTGAAAGACCTTGATCCCGATGATTGGGACTTTACACCCATAGCCGCAGAATTGCTCATTCACTCCGATGAGCTGAATCAAGCAGAACAAATGATTCAGCAATACCGGGAAAACGGAGGTTTACGAACTACAGCATGTTTCCTCGAAGGCTTGATCTTTGTCCGAAGAAATGAAAATTCCAGGGCCATAGATTCATGGGAAAGGGCTCTTCAACTCGGCGACCCCACACTGAGAACAAGACTTGAACTTGCCGCCCTGTTCTTGCAGCAGGGATTGCCTTACCGGGCCCAGAGGGTACTTACAGACTGTGATAACTATGAGAACCGAATAGAGGTCCTGCTTTTAAGGGCCCAAACAGCCAGACTTTTGAAAAAAGCCCCCGAAGCGATCGAATACTATCAGAAAGCTTTGCAGCTTTATCCCGAAAATGCGGATATCATGAGCCGCTATTTTGACTATGCGCTGACAGTTTTCGAAGATCCAGATATTCCTATCAGCAAAGGAGAACTCGGTTCTGTTCTGGAACGGCTCTTGAACACGGATATCCCCAAGCCAAAGAAGCGTCTCCTTTCAATGAGATTCTATCTCGCAGCCGATCAACTGAACAACTGTGAAAAAGAACTGAATCAGCTCAAACAAGAAGGATCGCTGACTTCAGAACATCTGCTGATTCAAGCGGATCTCGAATACAAAAAATCTGATCTACGCAAGGCACTTGACATTCTCGAAACGATCCAGCCGGACGACCCATACTACATCCAGGCCTCACTCAAGGGTGCCCGGATCTGTACAAAAAGCGGAAATCCGGAACTGTCAGAAAGCTTCCTGCAACGTAAACTTGAACATGCCGCATCGAAAGAGGCAAGAAATATACTCCTGGTAAGCTTGCTCGACATTACCAATGACCGTACCGACGACGCCGACTTCAGCAAGCTTAAAACGCTGCATGAGCGATTCGGCCCATCGATAGCTTTAAATCGAAGATTACTTCATTGCGATCAAACATATGATGAACCCCTGCTAGTTGAAAGCCTGATCGATGAACTGAGAAACATCGAAGGCGAAAACGGCTGGCGATGGAGATATGAAACAGTAAGGCACTGGCTGAACTTGCCGGACTTCACATCGCGTTACACTGAAGCAGTGCAACTGACTGAAGAAATACAACGGATGTATCCCGAACTGCAAACATCACATATACTTATGGCCAGAACCCATGAAACAGCAAGAAGAACCAACCTGGCCCTTAAGTCATACCGCCAGGCATTGCAGCAGAACCCATCAGATATCGACTTAGCACTCGAACTCATAAAGGTCCTCAAACGAGCTGACAAGCATAAAGAGGCAGAAACTCTGAGCCGAACATACATCGATCGGTTCCCCTACAACCCCCTGCTGGCCTCATTGTCTGCAGACTACTACATAAGCCACGAACAACTTCAAAAAGCCGAAATGGTGCTCTCTAAAGTAATTGAAAAAGAACCTGACAACATCACCATACTGCTGCGGCTAATAGAAACTCAGATCAGCATGAAGGATTTCGACTCCGCGGAAAGAACCCTCAGCGACCTCCTTAAACAACTCCCAGCAGCACAAAGCATAGAATCGTGTACCGCAGCCGTCAATTTTAGCCTTGCAAAAGGCGACACAAGAACGGCTGTCAAATACTGTAACGACCTTCTCAAGAACCGTGAATCCTCAAGGCCATATCTGCTTCGAGCCAGAATATATTCATTGACTGGAAAAACTACATTGGCAATGGATGATCTTCTTCGAGCGGTTCAGGTCGAGCCGACTGATTCAGGGGCCTGGCTGGAACTCGCAGTATTTTATCATTCGATCGGTGACATAAAACAAAGCATTGAAGCGATCGGAAAATGTCTTCAGATCGACCCATACGATCCGACGATCCGAAAACATGCTAGCCGCATCATGCTCGAAAGCAATGACACAGCCGTCCGAAAACGCGGACTGGAAATACTCAAAAAGGAACGCTCAAAAAACAAAGAAGACACATCGCTGGCCCTTCTCGAAGCACAGAGCCTATATAGGATGAGGAACAGAACCGACCGACTCAAAGCAGAAGAGATCTTGCGTCTGCTCATCAAGAAAAATCCCCTGGACAGTAACTTATGGCTCACCTGGGTCCATGAACTTAAACGGTTAAACGAGACAGAAAAAGCAAGCCAGGTTCTTGAACAGGGACTTATCTATTTACCGAATAACCCTCTGCTTCTTTCACAGATCGAAAATTTGGGGCGCGAGGATATGGATCACGACTCAGTAAAAAGGCTTCAAGAAGTGGTTCGCAGCAGACCCTCGGATTCTCAGGCCGCGATAGCCCTGGCCAGAAAACTGATAGATTCACAAAAACCTGACGAAGCTTCAGAGCTGCTCGAAAAACAGCTCGCGGTTTGTCAACCACAGGCCAGACCGCGTCTCGAAACTCTCCATGCGGTTGCTCAGTATCATGGCGGACACATAGATAAATCTGAAAAAGAATTCAACGAACTCCTGAAAAAGTATCCTGGCAACCCCCTAATACTTGCCGAGCGGTTCAGGGTCCTCTTTCAGCAAGGCCGGCAAGCGGAAATCGAAGAACTAGCAAAGGCAGAGATTCAGAAGGACCCCAGACAAAAGCCTCTTTTCATAGCGGTCATCAGGCAGATGGCAAATTATGAAGACACCAAGTCCGTCACCCTCGCAACCTCAATTGCAGAAGCGGTCCACACTGTTTTTGAAAACGATGCAACGATCATGAGCATCCTGGGCGCTCTGTATCGCAAACGACAGAAGGATCAGGATTCCATAAGGATGTACACAAAGATAGTCTCGCAATACCCGGAACACGTTGAGGCCATCAATAACCTGGCATGGCTGCGATCGGAAGTGGACCGCAAATACAACGAGGCCTTCGACCTCACCCAGCAAGGCCTTGACACAGCGGACTCATATCCCAACCTCATCGATACACGAGGCGTAATCAATTATCGCATGGAGAACTACAAAGCCGCTCGTTCGGATTTCATTAGAGCCTTGGAAACAGCCGAAGTAGGCGGCCCGTTATATGTCAACAGCACTTTCCATCTGGGCCGCACCCTCGCAGCAATGAACGAAAACAAACAGGCACTCCAAAAACTAAAAGAGGCCCTTGAGTTCAATGAATACGCAAAAGTCTTATCGAATCAGAATATAGAGGAAGCTAACCGCCTTATTAACCTTTTGATCGGAACGGTGGAACAAAATGAGCACTAA